In Topomyia yanbarensis strain Yona2022 chromosome 2, ASM3024719v1, whole genome shotgun sequence, one DNA window encodes the following:
- the LOC131685714 gene encoding carboxypeptidase Q-like, with protein MEACRYFVLLAALLVGLVTASLVDNRIDQFELDRSGINSCNLPDGLLQEIKGYQPIVNKIISRIVDGEFAGITWDSLSLLVDTFGARLAGSEQLEKTIDYVVEQMKLDQLENVHTENATVPHWVRGYENAQLVAPFKKNLPLLGLGTTVGTPRGGIIADVMAVESFEEFESITAEQVKGKIVVFVPKWEGYGKTVLYRSKGASVASKKGAVATLIRSVTPFSIGSPHTGGQDYEEGVKKIPSACITVEDAEMILRKYRRGDQMTIHLEMEDRNLEPVISRNTIAELVGTTYTNSSVVVVSGHLDSWDVGVGAMDDGGGALISWKALTFLNAMGLRPKRTIRAILWTGEEEGYWGARGYQAAHKENEKKEFNFFFESDIGTFEPRGLDFSGNKDAECIFREVVKLMSSLNATDFETPTDGGPDVSLWTRRGFPGASLMNKNEKYFWFHHSAGDSMAVEDPKNLDKCTALWAAAAYVVADLSVSIPKDVND; from the exons ATGGAAGCATGTCGATATTTTGTGCTACTCGCGGCTCTGCTAGTGGGACTAGTTACGGCAAGTTTGGTGGACAATCGTATCGATCAGTTTGAATTGGACAGAAGTGGCATAAATTCGTGCAATTTGCCAGACGGTTTACTGCAGGAGATCAAAGGCTATCAACCGATAGTGAACAAAATAATCAGCAGAATTGTTGATGGAGAATTTGCAGGGATAACGTGGGACAGCTTGTCGCTGCTGGTCGATACATTCGGAGCTCGACTGGCCGGTTCCGAACAGTTGGAGAAAACGATCGATTATGTGGTGGAACAAATGAAGCTTGATCAGTTAGAAAATGTTCACACGGAGAATGCTACAGTGCCGCATTGGGTGAGGGGTTATGAAAATGCCCAGCTGGTGGCACCGTTTAAGAAAAACTTGCCCTTGTTAGGTCTTGGAACCACGGTGGGTACTCCCAGAGGAGGAATTATCGCCGATGTCATGGCAGTGGAATCATTTGAAGAGTTTGAATCTATCACTGCGGAGCAGGTGAAAGGCAAAATTGTAGTTTTTGTCCCTAAATGGGAGGGCTACGGAAAGACGGTTTTATATCGAAGCAAAGGAGCTTCTGTGGCGTCCAAAAAGGGGGCGGTAGCTACATTGATCCGCTCAGTTACGCCATTTTCGATCGGATCGCCACACACCGGTGGTCAAGATTATGAAGAGGGCGTCAAAAAGATCCCGTCGGCCTGTATCACGGTCGAGGATGCAGAGATGATACTGAGGAAGTACAGGCGGGGTGATCAAATGACGATCCATTTGGAAATGGAAGATAGAAACCTAGAACCAGTTATATCTCGAAATACGATCGCCGAACTGGTGGGAACAACGTACACAAATTCTTCGGTGGTGGTTGTCTCGGGGCATCTGGACAGTTGGGATGTTGGTGTGGGAGCAATGGATGACGGCGGCGGGGCACTGATCTCATGGAAGGCTTTGACCTTTTTAAATGCGATGGGATTGCGGCCGAAGCGCACGATAAGAGCAATCTTGTGGACGGGCGAGGAAGAAGGCTATTGGGGTGCACGAGGGTACCAAGCAGCACATAAGGAGAACGAGAAAAAAGAGTTTAATTTCTTCTTCGAGTCGGACATCGGTACGTTTGAACCTAGAGGGTTGGATTTTTCCGGAAATAAAGATGCGGAGTGTATATTCAGGGAAGTTGTTAA GTTGATGTCTTCGCTTAATGCAACTGATTTCGAGACTCCTACGGATGGTGGTCCAGATGTTTCTCTTTGGACTAGGCGAGGTTTTCCTGGAGCTTCCTTgatgaataaaaatgaaaaatatttctg GTTTCACCACTCGGCTGGTGACAGCATGGCGGTAGAAGATCCAAAAAATCTCGACAAGTGTACTGCCCTTTGGGCAGCAGCGGCCTACGTAGTGGCTGACTTAAGTGTGTCGATACCGAAAGACGTCAACGATTAA